One stretch of Tenacibaculum sp. MAR_2010_89 DNA includes these proteins:
- a CDS encoding alpha/beta hydrolase yields the protein MSLHYIVREPKNKVDNPPLLLLLHGYGSNEQDLFSFAEELPDEFLIVSARAPHDMGFGGYAWYAINLDASGGKFSDIPEAKESVTKITDFIDEIKAKYTTNPDKTFLLGFSQGAILSYAVSLNSPNKVQHVIALSGYINDELLPNELSNNIQTDYYISHGTVDQVLPVDWARKAPLFLTKNNLKNEYSEYPVGHGVAPQNFYSFKEWILKRL from the coding sequence ATGAGTTTACACTATATAGTTAGAGAGCCTAAAAACAAAGTTGACAACCCTCCTTTGTTGCTATTACTACATGGATATGGTAGTAATGAACAAGATTTATTTTCATTTGCTGAAGAATTACCTGATGAATTCCTTATAGTTAGCGCTAGAGCTCCTCATGATATGGGGTTTGGTGGGTATGCATGGTATGCCATAAACCTTGATGCAAGTGGTGGTAAATTCTCTGATATACCTGAAGCTAAAGAATCAGTAACTAAAATAACTGATTTTATTGATGAAATAAAAGCTAAGTATACTACAAATCCAGATAAAACGTTTTTATTAGGTTTTAGTCAAGGTGCTATTTTAAGTTATGCAGTAAGTTTAAATTCACCAAACAAAGTTCAACATGTAATTGCTTTAAGTGGTTATATAAATGATGAGTTATTACCTAATGAACTTAGCAACAACATACAAACAGACTACTATATATCACATGGAACTGTAGATCAAGTTTTACCTGTTGATTGGGCTAGAAAAGCACCTTTATTTTTAACAAAAAATAATTTAAAGAATGAGTATTCTGAATATCCAGTTGGACATGGAGTTGCTCCTCAAAACTTTTATAGTTTTAAAGAGTGGATCTTAAAAAGATTATAA
- a CDS encoding dihydroorotase family protein, giving the protein MTTLLKSATIIDTSSPFNNQVKDILITNGTITKIDNNIPNQKEYKTVKLDNLHVSTGWFDTSVSLGEPGYEERETIKHGLEVAAKSGFTEIAVNPNTNPVTENKASVEFLINKATNFATNLYPIGTLTQQSKGIEMAELYDMQQSGAVAFGDYNKPINNDNLLKIALLYAQNFNGLVLSFPKNKAIAGDGVANEGVNSTTLGLKGIPSLAEEMQVARDLFLLEYTGGKLHIPTITTEKSVKLIKEAKKKGLDVSCSVAVHNLLLTDDELHGFDGNKKVNPPLRTKKDVKALVKGVRDGIIDIITTDHNPIDIEHKKVEFSIAKDGTIGLESAFGALNTILDLETITNCLSKNPKERFQIKLNTIKENERANLSLFTPNGEYTFTKNNILSTSKNSVFLNKKLRGKIYGIFNNKQLILNS; this is encoded by the coding sequence ATGACAACGCTGCTAAAATCGGCTACAATTATAGACACTTCAAGTCCGTTTAACAATCAAGTAAAAGATATTTTAATTACTAACGGAACAATTACTAAAATTGATAACAACATACCTAATCAAAAAGAATACAAAACCGTTAAACTAGATAACTTGCATGTTTCTACTGGGTGGTTTGATACAAGTGTTTCCTTGGGAGAACCAGGATATGAAGAGAGAGAAACCATTAAACATGGTTTAGAAGTAGCTGCAAAAAGTGGTTTTACTGAAATAGCCGTAAACCCAAATACCAACCCTGTTACTGAAAATAAAGCTTCAGTTGAATTTTTAATAAATAAGGCTACTAATTTTGCCACAAACCTATACCCTATTGGAACTTTAACACAACAAAGCAAGGGTATTGAAATGGCTGAACTATATGACATGCAACAATCGGGAGCTGTTGCATTTGGAGACTATAATAAGCCTATTAATAATGATAACTTATTAAAAATAGCATTATTGTATGCTCAAAATTTTAATGGTTTAGTTTTAAGTTTCCCAAAAAACAAAGCTATTGCTGGAGATGGTGTTGCCAATGAAGGTGTAAATAGCACCACCTTAGGTTTAAAAGGTATCCCTAGCCTTGCAGAAGAAATGCAAGTAGCTCGTGATTTATTTTTATTAGAGTACACTGGAGGTAAATTACACATCCCAACAATTACAACAGAGAAATCTGTAAAGCTAATCAAAGAGGCTAAAAAGAAAGGATTAGATGTAAGTTGTAGTGTTGCTGTTCATAATTTACTTTTAACTGATGATGAACTACATGGTTTTGATGGAAATAAAAAAGTGAATCCACCTCTTAGAACCAAAAAAGATGTGAAAGCTTTAGTAAAAGGAGTAAGAGATGGAATTATTGATATAATTACCACTGATCACAACCCTATAGATATAGAGCATAAAAAAGTAGAATTCTCTATTGCAAAGGATGGTACTATAGGTTTAGAGAGTGCTTTTGGAGCTCTAAACACAATTTTAGATTTAGAAACAATTACCAATTGCTTATCTAAAAACCCTAAAGAACGTTTTCAAATTAAATTGAATACCATTAAAGAAAACGAAAGAGCCAATTTATCTTTATTTACTCCAAATGGAGAATATACTTTTACAAAAAATAACATACTTTCTACTTCTAAGAATAGTGTTTTTTTGAATAAAAAATTAAGAGGTAAAATTTACGGTATTTTTAATAATAAGCAATTAATATTAAATTCATAA